The following are from one region of the Lytechinus variegatus isolate NC3 chromosome 4, Lvar_3.0, whole genome shotgun sequence genome:
- the LOC121412894 gene encoding betaine--homocysteine S-methyltransferase 1-like has translation MSKSKGLLQRIQDGETVIVAEGYIFAFERLGYLKAGPFTPEVVVDHPELVRQMYKDFVRAGSDVVQAFTYYGNRNKFKLVGREDELEKQNRLALKMAREVADETGTLMCGDLSNTWVYEPGNEEAIAETKSMFKEQIEWAVDEGADFIVGETFGHFEEALLAAKAIKEHGQGVPAVITLGTHYSQKTPDGKPTTADGVELNEALRRLVEGGADVVGFNCTRGPLSMIPVLESAVEANIGAPLAALPVLYRTTAEEPSFFDLPDPWTGERAFPLDLDCLLCSRRDVVKFTERCAQLKIPYVGLCCGNAPHYTRAMAETLGRLTEASKYSPDMSLHGMYGTDDTKLTTYYTKLYQTATTKK, from the exons ATGTCTAAGAGTAAAG GACTGCTGCAACGGATTCAAGATGGAGAAACTGTCATTGTTGCCGAGGGGTATATCTTTGCATTTGAACGTCTTGGATACCTGAAAGCCGGGCCGTTCACCCCTGAAGTTGTAGTGGACCATCCCGAGCTTGTACGCCAGATGTACAAGGACTTCGTGCGCGCAGGAAGTGACGTAGTCCAAGCTTTTACG TACTATGGCAATCGCAACAAGTTCAAGCTCGTTGGACGAGAGGACGAGCTCGAGAAACAGAACCGTCTTGCCCTCAAGATGGCGAGAGAGGTGGCTGACGAGACGGGGACCTTGATGTGTGGTGACCTCAGCAACACATGGGTGTATGAACCTGGGAATGAGGAGGCGATCGCCGAGACCAAATCAATGTTCAAG GAGCAAATCGAATGGGCGGTGGACGAGGGAGCCGATTTTATCGTGGGTGAGACCTTTGGTCACTTTGAAGAGGCTCTTCTAGCAGCAAAGGCCATCAAGGAACACGGACAAG GTGTACCTGCCGTGATAACCCTAGGAACGCACTACTCTCAGAAAACCCCTGATGGAAAGCCTACCACTGCGGACGGTGTGGAGTTGAACGAAGCCCTTCGCCGTCTTGTAGAAGGTGGTGCAGATGTGGTTGGCTTCAACTGTACCAGGGGACCTCTCTCTATGATACCAGTCCTTGAAAGCGCCGTGGAAGCCAATATAGGG GCTCCTTTGGCAGCACTTCCCGTCTTATACAGGACAACGGCGGAAGAACCCAGTTTCTTTGATCTTCCAGATCCTTGGACAG gaGAGAGGGCGTTTCCGCTTGACCTTGACTGTCTCCTCTGCTCAAGAAGGGACGTTGTCAAGTTTACGGAACGGTGTGCCCAACTCAAGATACCGTACGTGGGACTGTGCTGCGGGAATGCCCCTCACTACACCCGGGCCATGGCTGAGACCCTGGGGAGACTCACAGAGGCATCGAAGTATTCACCTGACATGTCCCTTCATG ggatgTATGGCACTGATGATACCAAGCTCACCACTTACTACACCAAACTTTACCAAACTGCGACGACCAAGAAGTAG
- the LOC121412893 gene encoding betaine--homocysteine S-methyltransferase 1-like: MPNDKGLMERIKDGETVIVAEGYSFAFEHLGYLKAGPATPDVVLDHPELVRQMYKDFVRAGSDVVQAFTYYGNRYKFKLVGREDELEKQNRLALKMAREVADETGTLMCGDLCNTFVYEPDNEEAIATTKLMFKEQVEWAVDEGVDFIVGETFGHLGEALLATKAIKEYGKGVPAVITMGTHFSKYSEDGKISTADDVEFNEALRRLVAVGADVVGFNCMSGPASMLPLLESAVKANIGAPLAALPVPYRTTLEEPNFTCIKDPATGQRAFYADLDCLLCSRTDIVKFTERCAQLKIPYLGLCCGNSPHYTRTMAETLGRVTEASKFSPDMSKHGFYGSKDGKVNTYYTKMTQDLPASRPIVIKE; the protein is encoded by the exons ATGCCGAATGATAAAG GTCTTATGGAAAGGATAAAGGACGGGGAGACTGTCATTGTTGCTGAGGGGTATAGCTTTGCCTTTGAACATCTTGGCTACCTGAAAGCAGGACCGGCAACCCCTGATGTTGTATTGGACCATCCCGAGCTTGTACGTCAGATGTACAAGGACTTCGTGCGCGCAGGAAGTGACGTAGTCCAAGCATTTACG TACTATGGTAATCGCTACAAGTTTAAGCTCGTCGGGCGGGAGGACGAGCTCGAGAAACAAAACCGTCTTGCCCTCAAGATGGCGAGAGAGGTGGCTGACGAGACGGGGACCTTGATGTGCGGTGACCTCTGCAATACGTTTGTTTATGAACCTGACAACGAGGAGGCTATCGCTACCACAAAACTGATGTTCAAG GAGCAAGTTGAGTGGGCGGTTGACGAGGGGGTTGATTTTATTGTGGGCGAGACATTTGGTCACCTAGGTGAGGCGCTGCTTGCAACCAAGGCGATAAAAGAATATGGAAAAG GTGTACCAGCAGTTATCACCATGGGAACGCATTTCAGCAAGTATTCCGAAGATGGCAAGATATCGACCGCTGACGATGTCGAGTTCAACGAAGCCCTTCGACGTCTCGTAGCCGTCGGTGCCGATGTCGTTGGCTTTAACTGCATGTCGGGACCAGCGTCTATGCTGCCTTTGCTCGAGAGCGCTGTGAAGGCTAATATCGGG GCTCCTTTGGCTGCTCTACCAGTGCCATACAGAACAACATTGGAAGAACCAAATTTCACATGCATCAAAGATCCAGCAACAG GACAGCGAGCCTTTTATGCCGACCTAGACTGCCTTCTCTGCTCTCGCACTGACATCGTCAAGTTCACTGAGCGTTGTGCCCAACTCAAAATACCATACCTGGGACTATGCTGCGGAAACTCGCCTCACTACACCCGGACCATGGCCGAAACTCTTGGTAGGGTCACAGAGGCGTCCAAGTTTTCACCAGACATGTCTAAACATGGATTCTATGGTTCAAAAGATGGAAAGGTCAACACGTACTACACCAAAATGACCCAAGATCTGCCAGCATCTAGACCCATTGTCATAAAGGAATAG